Proteins co-encoded in one Nothobranchius furzeri strain GRZ-AD chromosome 4, NfurGRZ-RIMD1, whole genome shotgun sequence genomic window:
- the c2cd4a gene encoding C2 calcium-dependent domain-containing protein 4A, which produces MWVVEKLRLSVERSNFPIPSAELSFKISDIMIGDKMDKSKRISLCPNIITPDNIPEFCIPPTILSLQEMKNSELKGAACAVKMFPCERAKPETEVAFHEALNPHIIQVESVDESPYDGCSDEETTNADPQSQAALSLPHLARAQTSYGFCTLLESPHTRRKESIFHSDPGSPPVLLPRSRSSTCSKLTRPTLSSSSPSSFSLNGLTSRLSPRAHNWQAPLDSDTTSSTESSPFSSPLLSRCPAKSSLFKALSHELLLSRNFRKALASRNNSLSTDEGSSTDNSPNMMRRASEGIAEGLPSSCSLAPPNIFPMDLTLHRERAMKERMVPLGRDGSLRLSVEYCPDNQRLRVRLISAEGLYPLSVDPKIINCSISLSLVPGKVQKQRSTVIRKSRNPIFNEDFFFDGISEEDLSLRSLHFKVVNKMSSLKRDYLLGECDLPLSSTVTL; this is translated from the coding sequence ATGTGGGTGGTGGAGAAGCTCCGTCTGTCCGTAGAGAGATCCAACTTTCCTATCCCATCAGCAGAACTCAGCTTCAAGATCAGCGACATCATGATAGGAGACAAAATGGACAAATCTAAGAGGATTTCCCTCTGTCCTAATATCATCACTCCTGATAACATCCCAGAGTTCTGCATCCCGCCAACGATTTTATCCCTGCAGGAGATGAAGAATTCAGAGCTGAAGGGAGCAGCTTGTGCTGTCAAGATGTTCCCCTGTGAGAGGGCTAAACCAGAAACAGAAGTAGCGTTTCATGAGGCACTCAACCCGCACATTATTCAGGTAGAAAGTGTGGATGAGAGCCCCTATGATGGTTGCAGCGATGAAGAGACAACCAATGCAGACCCCCAGAGCCAGGCGGCCTTATCCCTTCCTCACTTGGCCAGAGCCCAGACCAGCTATGGCTTCTGCACCTTACTCGAGAGCCCCCACACCAGGAGAAAGGAGTCCATTTTCCACTCCGATCCAGGGTCCCCTCCAGTGCTTCTGCCTAGAAGTCGATCCAGCACGTGTAGTAAACTAACCCGCCCTACCTTATCATCCTCGTCTCCCTCCTCATTCAGCCTCAACGGCCTAACCTCCAGGCTTTCCCCACGAGCCCACAACTGGCAAGCCCCTTTGGACAGCGATACGACTTCCTCCACTGAGTCCTCTCCTTTCAGCTCTCCACTGCTGTCCAGGTGTCCTGCCAAGTCTTCTCTTTTCAAAGCACTGAGCCATGAACTTCTGTTGTCAAGAAACTTCAGAAAGGCACTGGCGTCCAGGAACAATTCCCTGTCAACAGATGAGGGCAGCTCTACGGATAACAGCCCAAATATGATGAGGAGGGCATCGGAGGGGATAGCCGAAGGTCTGCCCAGCAGCTGCAGCCTGGCACCACCCAACATCTTCCCCATGGACTTAACCCTGCACAGGGAGCGGGCAATGAAGGAAAGAATGGTGCCACTGGGTAGAGACGGCAGTCTGAGACTCTCAGTTGAATACTGTCCAGACAACCAAAGACTGCGAGTTAGACTGATCAGTGCTGAAGGTCTTTATCCTCTCTCTGTTGACCCCAAGATCATCAACTGCAGCATCAGCCTCTCGCTGGTCCCAGGAAAGGTCCAGAAGCAGCGCAGCACGGTCATAAGAAAGAGTCGTAATCCAATATTTAATGAAGATTTCTTTTTTGATGGAATCTCGGAGGAAGACCTCAGCCTTAGATCGCTTCACTTTAAAGTGGTGAACAAAATGTCCTCTCTGAAACGAGACTATCTCCTTGGTGAATGTGATTTGCCCCTTTCAAGCACTGTAACACTGTAA